TGAATCCCAGTCTGCCCAGGTGATTGTTCGTTCGATGGGCATAATAGTCAATAGTCGCCATCAGGTCATCGCCGCTTCTCAATGTACAAATTCCCAGCGATGGGTAATCGGCGCTTTTTACAGATGGAACTGCTGAACGTCCGGGCAAATCGCGTCCGAACAAAAAAGCATAAAATCCGGACCTGCTAAAGAGTTCGGGATGCTGGAACTGATAGTTGTTTACCGGAGCGTGACCAAACTTATAGCCATTTTTTAATACCCATGACAGTTCCGGATCACCCCATCTCCTATATGCCACTTCATATAGATCAAGTGGAAGAAACGAGTCGAATTCTCCGTCACTCAGTGCAGGGAAACGGAAAGACGGATACATAAGGTTTAGTGGAGCAAGGAACATTGCTTTAAGGGATTGAGTCTGTGAACCCATGGAAAAAATGTCGATCCCTCCGCGATAACAAGCTTCAGCCAGATGCAGCAGAGCCGATGTCGCGCTATAATGCTCTTTCAGGTTTGTCGGGAAAATTCCACCATCATAAATTTGTGTCCTTATCCATTTCCCAAAGGAGTCTATAGCGGCAGAGACCAGGTGGGCATCTTTGATACTCAGTCCTATTACGCCGACTGCAGACAGGCACCATGCTCCTGATATCCCCTCATCTCCAAGATCGCGGAATCTGTCGGCAAGAGGTTTGAGCAGTTGTGTTTCAATTGTTTCCCTGTCGTGCTCATTCAGACTTCTGGAGTAGTAGGTCAGGTCATAAGCCTGTGCTATTGCTATGGCCCATGCAGCTTCAGCATCGGAGTTATTAATTGTGCCTGTTTCCTGACAATACTCACAATACTTAAGCAGTATTTGGACAGCCTTGTCGGAGTAGATTTTGTCCTTTTCAATGTTGTAGACAAGAGCCAGTGAGAGTGCTGCTCCTGCCAAGCGGGCATGTTGCATATGTCGAATCGCGTTATCGTAGATATCGCCTGAGTATTTACGCGAACATGCAGGGCATAAGTATTGTTCTTGAATCTCAAGGTCTTCCGGGATTTTTAGTTCCACGCCACATTCGCATGCAAACTGGCACATCCCTGTAATGGGCTTGGGGATATGAATATCTTTTTCCAGCCATTGATTTGCAGTCGACAATACACCGGCGCCCATGTAAATATTGTGTCGAAGTTCTGCAGGTTGTAAATAGAGGATTCTTTTCCAGCCGTCCTTAGTGAGTCCACGCCGCAGAACGCTCAATTCACGTTCATTGATCAGCACGAACGGCCTCGGAGACATATTTATAACACGCGCCAGTTGCCCGATGTTAATACTGCCATCCGAAACATGCGCAGAGTGCAGGGCTTTGCCTGCTGCGCTTAGCTTCCATTCTACCATTGTGCTCTGCTCCAGTTATCCAGTTCTTGGAACTCTGTCACCATTTTGCTCGTGATCAATCCTAGTCGTGAGCAAGATGGCTTACTAGGCAGGCCTTGGCCAGCATCGCACAGCAGTTGGATTAAGATGCCAATGTAGACACCGATCATCCAAGTATTTCACACAGCGTGCTGCCTGCCAGCTACAACTGAACAGTACTTCCCCACAATCGATACAAACTCCTGCACGAAATTAACGATTTACTATCGAAATCACAGAGAATTGTCTGACAAGCATTCGATTTCATTTATCTGTTTTTTTAGCTCTTGTTCATTTACGCACTAAAACGGCCGGTTTTCACACTGACATGTCTATCAAAATCCGTAAATGAATTCGCATATAATGGAGATGTAATGCGGAAAAACAAGAATATCTGTGCAGGCTCAATTGGAAAAGATGCTTGCCGGATATGGTTGAGGAGTCTCTATGACGGTATATAATAATATTGACGTTAAGAAATCTGCTTTATTGAAAACTCGAAAGCCTCGAAGTATGTTTCAAAGGTTCCTATGTCGCGTCTAATTTCGTTCTCTCCGAGCGCCACACACCATACCCTGTTGCCATCTTCGAGCATGCAGCCTATTGAGTCCGTGATCTGATACTCTCCATTTGCGCCGACCGGTGTGCGTTTGATGCAGTCAAATATCGTTGGGGAGAATGCATATCTGCCAGCGATGGAATACTCGCTGGGGGCGTCCTGAGGTCTGGGTTTTTCGACCAGGCCGTCTATCTCGAACTCTGGGGCAACCGAGTGCTTTGGTTTGACTATGCCGTAACGTGAAACCTCATCAAGCGGGGTCTTTTGGACCACGATCACACCCGACGCGCTGGTGTTCTCATATGTATCCAGGACTCGTTTGAATGGGAGCACGGTTTGGTCTGTTGTGATAATGGAATCACCAAGCACTACTGCAAAAGGATCGTCACCAACCCAGTCCTTTGCGCAGTATACGGCATCTGCCAGACCTTTTTGCTCGTCCTGGAATGTATATTCAAACTCGATCCCACCGGATTTGTTCCCGAAATGGGTGCGTATTGCAGTCTTGCTTTCAGAGATCACAAAAAGCACCTGAGTGATGCCGGCAGAGGCTGTCTCGTCTATGATATATTCCAGGATGGGTCTATTTCCAAGTGGCAGAAGCTCTTTGGGGACGGCTTTAGTCAGGGGAATAAGCCTGGTGCCTTTTCCCGCGGCAGGTATTACAGCTTTAGTGATTTTTCTATTGCATGCGGTGTTCAAAATGTCCTCTGCAGGTGGAGCCGACGGAGGGATTCGAACCCACGGCCTGAGCTTTACGAAAGCCCTGCTCTACCTCTGAGCTACGTCGGCCGGACAGCGGTAAGGCCATAATAAATGGTGCCGAGGGCCAGAGTTGAACTGGCGACACGCGGATTTTCAGTCCGCTGCTCTACCAACTGAGCTACCTCGGCACGGCCCGGGCTTATGTTGCAAATCGGAGGTCCATACGAACCTCCGACCAAATGGCGGGGATGACGAGACTTGAACTCGCGGCCTCCTACGTGACAGGCAGGCGCTCTAACCAACTGAGCTACACCCCCATGGTGGGCGAAGAGGGACTTGAACCCCCGACATCTTCCTTGTAAGGGAAGCGCTCTCCCAACTGAGCTATTCGCCCATGGCTAAGCAGGCGTCTAGGGTGGTATCTTCCCC
The DNA window shown above is from bacterium and carries:
- a CDS encoding heparinase II/III-family protein, which gives rise to MVEWKLSAAGKALHSAHVSDGSINIGQLARVINMSPRPFVLINERELSVLRRGLTKDGWKRILYLQPAELRHNIYMGAGVLSTANQWLEKDIHIPKPITGMCQFACECGVELKIPEDLEIQEQYLCPACSRKYSGDIYDNAIRHMQHARLAGAALSLALVYNIEKDKIYSDKAVQILLKYCEYCQETGTINNSDAEAAWAIAIAQAYDLTYYSRSLNEHDRETIETQLLKPLADRFRDLGDEGISGAWCLSAVGVIGLSIKDAHLVSAAIDSFGKWIRTQIYDGGIFPTNLKEHYSATSALLHLAEACYRGGIDIFSMGSQTQSLKAMFLAPLNLMYPSFRFPALSDGEFDSFLPLDLYEVAYRRWGDPELSWVLKNGYKFGHAPVNNYQFQHPELFSRSGFYAFLFGRDLPGRSAVPSVKSADYPSLGICTLRSGDDLMATIDYYAHRTNNHLGRLGFTFSACDDVVVADYGTPIQFDSAVSEWSRSTAAHNTVMVDGKSQSLSGKSGLAALCNGTFIQGAECIAKNCYPGVSHKRKIIVLDRICIILDTLTSDSEHEYDWLMHSQAIAHIRGCSEPITAPEPNTPMIKWDKAYKTVNGCRVDWQLSDATLAAAIWHSSGEGMLALGNCATQTSHKSVSILSCRQHGREVVFLAVLTPLPASDEITIERNGNLITLTKKESIDYMFIRGCDNVGEDIAHNGGLVLETDASFAAIRAHNGIVRSMVISDGSWLKWNGTSILECSSQVGCLELVFEERGPQMKYHGEASGMVKIRTNARALKVNGVRAQAYNTDGYATLRITGHMIADEMHPHKN
- a CDS encoding NTP transferase domain-containing protein, whose protein sequence is MNTACNRKITKAVIPAAGKGTRLIPLTKAVPKELLPLGNRPILEYIIDETASAGITQVLFVISESKTAIRTHFGNKSGGIEFEYTFQDEQKGLADAVYCAKDWVGDDPFAVVLGDSIITTDQTVLPFKRVLDTYENTSASGVIVVQKTPLDEVSRYGIVKPKHSVAPEFEIDGLVEKPRPQDAPSEYSIAGRYAFSPTIFDCIKRTPVGANGEYQITDSIGCMLEDGNRVWCVALGENEIRRDIGTFETYFEAFEFSIKQIS